A window of Epinephelus lanceolatus isolate andai-2023 chromosome 3, ASM4190304v1, whole genome shotgun sequence genomic DNA:
ATTTTGGTTTAATTGACGCTCTTGCAAAGACATATCTATCAGGAACTCACAACTTTATGACACCTGAATCACACTGGAGCAAAATGGCCACTGGGCTGCCTACTGTACTGCAGGATCAGTAATGCCAGCGCACAGATTACTTTAAAACAAGAACTCAGTCCTCCCAGGTATCTCCATAGATGTTCTTCTTCACTGTAACAAAAGAGACGTGCAAGGAGAATGAGTTAAGTCAGTCTTTCTTTCATTCAAAGACAACAGATGTACCTGAATATTAACCCCTCTACTTTTTATAAACCAGCAAGTGTACACATCTCTCAAATATAATCTTACCGTCTTTCTTGGGTCTCCCTGGCTCCTTCTCAGGTGGTGTTTTGAGCAGTGTCTCGGCCTTCTGAGTGAGCGTGACCTCGTAGTTCTCTCTGTTCTTGAGCCTTAGGTCTTCATACAAGATAGCCTTCTTTCTGGGCTCCTCATCTTCCACTGGAAGTAGTGGGGATAAGGAAAGGGACAGAGAGGGTTATCTAGGACAGCTGACAGAAAGGTTACTTACTGAGATAGTAAAattctgtacaaaaacattttataatagGGCCGATTTGATGAAACAGTGGAGCACCAGAATGAGCTCTTTTCTGGCACCTCCAGTCAGCAAAAAACATCTTTAGACTTGataaaatttaatttgtatttcaGGTATGCATTTCCTCTGTGAGAGAGCATTTTCAACtcatattttattgtttctgcATGCATCATTGTTGTTACATTTCTGATTTCAGGACGTAAAATAAAAGAGTTTGCATATTATAATCCAAGTAATGCTCTTATATTGattatgtgtctcttttcaGCACTGGAAGGCCTTTCACCATACAGTAGCTGCACACAgctctctttttgtctttggTTGAGTGCAATGTTTTCCCACCAACTTCATACACCAATGCTTGGCCACCATTGTATGCCACATGAAAGCTTTATAACTAACAATGGTTTGGCTGTTATCATCCAAATTATGATTAATAAACTGTTACACTGTATTCGAGAAACATAAacagtagcattttgtgttacCTGGAGCATTGTAGTCATCTGCTTTGCCCATTGGCATGAATGAATCTGAACTGTAGCCATAATCTTTGGTGTTTGTGGGCATCTGGCCGGGGGCCTCCGCTGGTTGGAACATGGCCTCAAATGATGGTGTGTCTGGATCACTCATCTCTGACTGAGGAGCCTTAGAACTGGTGACGAGAACAGAAAAATGGTCATGGAGCGGTTGGTGGATGATAACATAGTGTCAaaatcaagtgtgtgtgtgtgtgtgtgtgtgtggggtacTCACTGCGGAGGCAGCCCTGTCCTCTGTCTGAGGGCCTCTCCCAGAGGGGAGTTCTCCAACCTCTTAAACTTCTCCTGGCACGTCTTCATGTACGACATTTTCCCAGCTAGGTAGCCACAGAAGCCGGCAACTGGAGAGACAAACATgctcaaagctttttttttatactttaataCCTCAGGAACGATTGTAAGACAACATCTTGGCCATAACTATTTCCTTTAACATATGATATTAAATTTCAACTAATggcaggtgacatcatcactgagAAAAGTATTGTTGGTGATGTGAATATGATACTGCTACAAACAGGTATAGGCATCGACTGTTCACTGGTAATGTGTGTTCAGAAATGTGCATcacattactgtaatgcagcctttaagaGGATGTCTGGTCTTATATCACACTAATGACAACATGTACATTTagctgccagtttattaggtacacccaGTCAAAGGAACAGTGTGAAAGATTTAGGGGGCATGTTAGGATTGGAGATTGCATCCAGCTGTAGCTTCTTCTAGTTAGGTtgtcttcagtgttttttgttcaGGAGTTTTTTTCCCAGGAGCTgtattatccacagaggtctctctctctcttcgaAACAAATGGACCGGGTgattaaaccagtaaaaacactgaataaagttgtTTCAcaatacaaatcagtgtttcgcTGACGCTGTTCAACACATTGCAGACGGGCCACCAGCCCAGCATCTGcttatgtgtgctcacctaATTTCTGATCCAGAGGTTCAGGAGGTTTATACCAGGAGCTGaaatatccacagaggtctctctctctctctctctctctctccaaaaCATACAGACGGGGTAATTTAAACTGataacactaaataaagcagtttcacgttaaaaatctgtgtttttccaatgctctcGTCGCAGAGGCTTTCTTACTTCAGCGGCTGACAAGAAAGTGCAAATGGCTCTGTCTATAGCCAGTGTTTGGtatgtccattctgggctaccgtACAAACATGGTAATCTCCATAGACGCTCCCTCTATAGATATAatcggctcattctaaggtaacacaAAGATaacatttcttattttcaggtggttatacactaaagaaaacatagttattcAATTATATCCCCTTGCTGCCaacatatccccctaaatcctacacactgagcCTTTAAAAGGAATGCACTCAAATACATCAGTTCTACAATAAATCCTACCTTCATAAAGATTATAATGTTTATGATGttgttgaaactgttttagaaatGTGTCGATTCAGCATTATGGTCTTTAGAGAGGCtgtagtttgtgttgttgttgaacATCATTTCAATATAGCAAcaggtgttttttaatattcagTCTACTCATCAGTATGGGATGGCAGGTGTCATCTCCCAGCTTTAACAAAAATGAACTTACAGGCCACTTTGGGTAGTGATCCAAACCTTGGCGATGCAGACAGAGTCCCTGCAAATAAACAGAACAAGATCAATTCAAAGTTCAAGGTGTGTTTATAGTTAGCTCACAGGTACGTTGCTCATTCCTCTAGATTATGACAAATATATACATTACCTTTAGCAACTAGGGCTTGAGTGAGAGCCATGCTGACCACAGAGAAGGGCACCGCTGTGAAGGAAGCATGTTGGTGTCAGACTCAATACACACGTGTCAAAGGagaaacatgttgtttttacacaacCTAACATCATTAGTCTgacctgtgtgtgagagacagaaactTACACCTGTACCAAAAGCTCTCCTCGTTGCACTCTCTGAACACCTTCCTCTCTTCATCTGTGGGGATGTACTCCATACCCATTGGCGCctgcacattaacacacacacacacacacacacacacacacacaaacacagcaccaGCGTTACCTTTAATTTACTTACTTAATTAACTATAGGCGTGTTGGCAGGCAACACAGACAGTCCCACCTCACAAACTAATGAGATTGAAACAACAGACAGAGCTGGTGTCTGCAGTTCATCCAAAGTTAACGTAACGCTAGCCagctagcatgttagcatccCATTTGATACTGCGTGTGTATCGGTGTGCTTACCTGTGCTCCCCTCTGCTGCCGCTCCTCTGTATATCCTGTGGTGGTGGAGGACATGTTGACGGCAATGTCAATGCTAATTTAAATTTTCATAGCATGTGAAAAACCAAACTGTGAGCCACTCAGCACTCTGACTTCTTCTCTGTTTGGTACAATGTCATTTCTCCTGACATAACCCGGAAGTTGAAATAAAGTGGGTTGTTGGCTCAAGCgacaaaaatgttgttgtgATAACAATACAAAGAGCAAATTGTTTTATAATAAAGACACATTACTGTTTCATTAGCGCACACAATCCTAAAACATTATATTAGTCACACAATTGAGATTTAAActggggcttttattttgaaaattaggAGTCATTACAATGGTATTAAAATATCGACTACGTCATCTAGTGGCTGTCGAAATAATAGCATAATAATATTGTAATTGACCATTATATTAGTTATATAACTGTGTATTAACATTGTGTTACTGGTATatcattttttattgtcttttaaaaTTTGATTATACGGTATATCATGGTAGTACTCTTTCccacttttattttatacataGGCTATATCATTTTTTATTGTAAGCAGTGTTAACTGTAACATTATATACTTTGATATATTATCgtgtttattgtatttaatgCTCATACTTAGACCTATATACCATTAGGCCTACACACACATCATAGATGCTAGAGTTACACAATTGACTTATTATGACTTATTTTATGAAAATCTATGGTATATGCATAAACTGCATATAGCTTTTTAAAACCATTACACTTACTTTCtttgattaaataaataagtaagtaaACAAATTCATTAAACTGCTGTAACATGTGtgattcatgtttttaattGGTTGTGTCCACATAGTTTTGACTACAATAacccatgtttctttttttcttttctttttttttttaagaaatgaaCTAACTTCTCTCTTCCTTATCTGGTCTAAGAAAGCTCATACGTTTAAGAGAAAATTGCTGCACTACCTCATATAGAGGGAGACCTAAACCTTCCCAATTTTGAGTTTTATCACAACGTGGCTCAAATGTTTTATATCAACCATATCATCAACATTACAAATAATGAACCGTGGATTGATATTGAAAACCATCAGTTACAACTTCACACTTTACTTCTAGCTCTTTTctccaagaaaaaaaatgaaaacattaaatgtTGTCATAAATAGAATATTAAATGCTTgagaaaaaatgaataaaatattagGCTAGAAATAGATAGAAATAGAAATTCCCAAACATGTATAACAATAACTTTTTAAAACTCTGGGAGATATGAATAAACTGTGGGATTCAGAAATTATCTGCATTAATTACCGTAATTCGGTATTTTAATGTCAGGAGCTAAAGAATAAACATTAACTAAAAGATTTGGAATTTTTACGTACTTGCAACTgaaaaacttcacagaaaacTTAAATCTTGGAGTAAAATCTCAACTGAGACAGGGGAAATTCTAAAGAAAGGGGAAAATAAAGAGACTAATCTGTGCTGTATACAATATTGTTACTAAAGCTGAGAACAGTGAAGAACTACTGTAAAACAAGCATAACAAATGGAATGGGGATTTTGTTATAGAAGCAAAAGAAAAGTGTCAGGAACATTTACAACTCTCATAAAATTACCATTaatgaaaatgtaaatttaattaAGTAGAAATTAATGACAAGAGTACACTATAGAGATAAAATTCAGACATTTGACACTACCATCTCAGATAACTGTTTAAAATGTGATACCCAGAGTGACCCCCTCATAAACACTTTTTGGTACTGTCAGTAAACTAGAAAGACTTGGGATAATATTGACAGATGGATTTTAAGAACTTGCAATTAGTTTTTTTCACCAGCaatttttctcttttaaaatgTGGAAAATAAGATACTCAACAGAATGGcaaattatttttctgtctttaattTATAAGAAGCTCATATTGCATAAACAGTTTGACAAGATATGGAGCTCACCTGAACAGGGTTCACTCTTGAAGTTGGATTTCTTGAAAAAGTGATTCAGGACCTCAATCACttgataaaggaaaaaaaattatacgttttaaaaaaacaacaacccatgTTTctttatatgtaaaaaaaaaaaagaaaaaatacagtaaattgagttttctttatttttgagAAATGTCAAGAAGATGCCAATAAGAATGGCACAATGTTGTAATGGCAGTGTACAGTGTCTAGGTGATGCTGTTGCACTTGTGCAGTCTGAGAGAAGACTCTGATTGCCTCTTGTACAGTATGTGGTGGCATGAAGCActggtttatatatatatatatatatatatatatatatatgggccAATATGtcagcatttcattcatttctatgAAGAAAACTAAAT
This region includes:
- the LOC117254950 gene encoding OCIA domain-containing protein 1, producing the protein MSSTTTGYTEERQQRGAQAPMGMEYIPTDEERKVFRECNEESFWYRSVPFSVVSMALTQALVAKGTLSASPRFGSLPKVAFAGFCGYLAGKMSYMKTCQEKFKRLENSPLGEALRQRTGLPPHSKAPQSEMSDPDTPSFEAMFQPAEAPGQMPTNTKDYGYSSDSFMPMGKADDYNAPVEDEEPRKKAILYEDLRLKNRENYEVTLTQKAETLLKTPPEKEPGRPKKDVKKNIYGDTWED